DNA sequence from the Ovis canadensis isolate MfBH-ARS-UI-01 breed Bighorn chromosome 2, ARS-UI_OviCan_v2, whole genome shotgun sequence genome:
CCGGGCCGTACCTGACCAGCACCAGGGCCACGAGTAGAGAGAGCACGAAGGCAATGGGGAAGATGCGGCTGCTGCTGGGCTGGCTGAGATGGCGTCTGGTGGAACCTTGAGGTAGGTTCTCTGATGCCATGCTTTCTAAGTGAGGCCATTAAATAGTGAACatggtaattttcattttctaattgttttaatagactttcacttccttttttgaTTTTCACTTATGTATTCACAATATGATCAAAAAAGTGTcgtcaaaatattaattttacctgtttccCAATAATTTCAAATGTACCCATCCGATTGTATATGTCAATTAAATGAGAGTGTTTTTATTATTCATCACTTTTATTTACACTGTTCAGCACGTTTCTGCTCAGAGGTTCAGAGCTGGAGGAAGGACATTCAGTGATGGTGTCTCTCACTGGAAACTTATGTCACAGAATCTAGTGAGTTTCAGTCATTCATTCGGGCAGTTGCTTCCACTGggcatctctgttcctctgtctctttcttcctgtGAGAACGAAGGACGGTGAGAACCAGGCTACTCGTTCAGGTAATTCTATAGAATTGAATGAAaggttatttagaaaataatttgttaataaaatggtatttttagCAGTAATATCGGGATGTTTTTTACTTGTTTAGGACCCTAATCCTCAAGAAGGTTTCCAAACCTCTCAATGTACTTTAAACGTtccctgaggggcttccctggaggctcagtggtgaggagtccacctgccaacagGACCCCATGCGGTCCTAGAGGATGCGCGTGCTGCAGGACAGTGAGCCCGGGGGCACAGCTACCGCCCTGTGCTCTAGACCCCGGGCCGTCACCACCGAAGCCAAGTGCACTGGAGCCtgagctccccaacaagagaggctcccacagtgagaagcctgtgccccacaactagagaggaccCACctttgccacagctagagagaagtccGTGCGgcagtgaagacacagcacagtgagaaatgaataaatgaataaaattatttcaaaagtccCTCTGACTTTACATATAGCTACTGAGTGCGGTATGTCCCtactggaaagaagaaaaagatgattGATCCATCAATGTCCTGAAGATTGCCTACATTAAATACATGAATTCCCACAAAGATCTTTGTTGCTTTGAGAAATTGTATTCTTCCAGTGTTCACTTTACTAACATATGTCCTATGAGGAAAGCTCTGTCCCCCTGTTGctaaatgtattaaatgtattaaaagcCCTGCACATGGAATAACTTAGGTGCACGCACAGAGGAGCCCCTGGTGTCTCCACCATTGTTCACTGTGGGGCGGGGTTCCCTCTATTTACTATGTTTCTCTGGGAGGCTGGACAGTCTGGACCTGAGTGTTTGGCAGGCAGAGCAGGTGAAGTCATAGGAGAGTGTCTGACAGAGCTAGAACTTTCACTCTGGTTCTGCTTTGAGTTGGTGGTTTGCAGTCGTAAGGGGAAATTGACAACCAGAAACCGTAATGGAGAAGGACACAGCTGTATGAGTGGAGAGGACGCCTTCATGCAGAGTGAATGAGGAGAGCACGCTGGGGATTTCTGCACTGGGAGGAAGTGCTGAGGATTCCGGTGCATCCTCCTAGAAGTCAAGGGTACGCATTCCTTTGATTGAATTATTCAAAGTTTAGCAATGATATATGtgttgaatatatataaataagcttGAGAAACCCTTTTACGTCTTTAGAGTCACATTTCTCATGGCAGCTACTGGTTCTGCATGGCCTCTCTTAGCTGTCTCTGCAGTCCCCAGCGTTCCTGTTTTTCTTGCCTCCATTTGAAGAGTTCAGGAAGACTCTTTTCTCAGGAATGGCCAAGTGTAGAaaacttcctctcccttcctcatcCTACTCCAGGATCCTAGACTCCACATATGCAGATTGACCTCCCATGatggatgtgctgctgctgctgctaagtcgcttctgtgtcgctgggattctccaggcaagagtactggagtggggtgccattgccttctctgcatgatGTATGTGGTTCTCCACTAATCCTTGAAGGCGCTCCGGTTCTTTCAGGCCCCAAGCAGGCACCTGAGTCCATGACCTGGGCTTTTCTccacccatctccctcccacctctagtCTATGTCTCAAGAATCACATTCAATCCCCCCTCAAATTTTCCATTGTTCCTTCTATGACCCAGGGTGGGTGACCCTCTTCCCTCTTTATTAAGGTGAATTCAATGTAGGTTTATCTTGTAGGATCAGGCTTTGGGTCAGGTTTTATTCAAAGATGTGTGCAAGCccgtttgtttttttcaaattacttttattttctctactgAAAAACAAGAGTAGTCTTGTAcaaaacatattacaaagcaaGTATCTTATGAATGATAAAGATTTAAACTCTATGAACAGTCTAAATATTTctgataatttaaataaataaataaatattacaactTTTTATGATATGAAAAATGGATTCTTAAATCTGTCTTAAACAATTATGGTAACTAAACCTTTAACATACATTTAAATAAGCCCATATATTAGCTATTACTTATGTTTCATCGGACACAAAAATAGAGTTAAATGTTGCACGTTGAGTCTTAGAAAATAGCCATTTAGTTGACCAGATGCACTGTTTCAGATTCAACGCCTTCTTCATTTCCTGAGTTTTCTGATGAGCTTGTTGGCTAAGACCAAGCACCTTCTGATTTCCATGCTGACAACCTCCCAGGCACAGCGGCTGTATTCTTTGAGATACACACTGATTCGCTGGAAGTAACCCTTCACAGCCAATCTGGAGTTCTCACTCCCTAGAGGTGACTGTTCCAGTGTCCTTCCCTCCCTCAGACACACGTCCAGGTCCTCCAGCTGCTGATCAAGTCCCACGAGGAATCTGTCCAGGAGGCTCTCGTCCCGACCTGCAGAAGAGCCCGTGGTGCTGAAGAGCTGGAAGGTCTGCTGGAGCAACTCGTGCACAACAGCTGTGGCTTCTGTCTTCTCAGGCCTGGTCCCGTGCACCAGGGTCTGAGGAAATCTGAAGTCAGTCCTGTCCCTCAGACAGGACACAGTGGGCACTCTCTCCATCTGACTCCAACGTGTGAAGCTTTCCAGATAGCCATGGCTGGCAGGCAGCTCACAGCCCAGGGAGCACGTGGGGCTGGAGCAGAGGATCCCCAGGGCCAGCAGCACCGAGACGGGGAGGGCCATTGGGATGCTGGGGGCTTGCAGGACCGCCTGCAGGGGAGGTCTAGGCAAGTTCTGAGGGCTTGGGGTGATGAGTGGCTCTTAAAGAGTGAGTAGAGAAACTTTCATTTTCTGGgtttttccacatttttccctttcctttctttttctactctttgtAAGGAAATTAATAAAAGCGCTGATTTTTGCCATGAGTGCCTATTGGGGAACATCAAATCATGCGTGCCACTGTGGTTGATAGCTACACAGACATATATTATGCTTTTCTCACCTCCTTAGTTGTTTCTGGGAGAAGAGTCTGATCAAAGTCAGAGAAGGGACAAATATTCATACAATTGTGGCTTTTCCAGGTCACCAAGAAATGTTCAGTATGAAAACAGCTTATAAGAGAAGCTTTTGATATTTCTCATTTGTCCCTCATTCacccttttctcccttctttaaaaaattttggttCTGTATGTACCTTTATGATATCGCCTGAGTAGGCCTTAAGCTCCCTGGAGACATTATAGGGAA
Encoded proteins:
- the LOC138434590 gene encoding interferon alpha-2-like; this translates as MALPVSVLLALGILCSSPTCSLGCELPASHGYLESFTRWSQMERVPTVSCLRDRTDFRFPQTLVHGTRPEKTEATAVVHELLQQTFQLFSTTGSSAGRDESLLDRFLVGLDQQLEDLDVCLREGRTLEQSPLGSENSRLAVKGYFQRISVYLKEYSRCAWEVVSMEIRRCLVLANKLIRKLRK